Proteins from one Drosophila gunungcola strain Sukarami chromosome 3R, Dgunungcola_SK_2, whole genome shotgun sequence genomic window:
- the LOC128266220 gene encoding proteasome subunit alpha type-4-like encodes MARLYDSRTTIFSPEGRLYQVEYAMEAVLHSSTCLGILAKDGVLLAAERSTDRLLDTSVAAPKICRLNEGSACCVTGNTADGNVLTSELRLIAQRYFFTFGEAIPCEQLVSHLCDTKQAYTQYGGKRPFGVSLIYMGWDARFGFQLYQSDPSGNYSGWTATCIGRKYRAAMAMLEQELFNKGYLEQKLENAKDIAIKVLGMTLDNGKLTQSKVEMATLQRVHNTTFYNVLEKAEIRKLIDKHNKLLSQAARRMLSNP; translated from the coding sequence ATGGCGCGTCTCTACGACTCCCGCACAACGATTTTTTCGCCGGAGGGCCGACTATACCAGGTGGAATATGCCATGGAGGCGGTTTTGCACTCGAGCACCTGCCTGGGTATCCTGGCAAAGGACGGTGTCCTATTGGCCGCCGAGCGGAGTACCGATAGGCTTTTGGACACCAGTGTTGCGGCACCGAAGATCTGCCGGTTGAATGAGGGCTCGGCATGTTGCGTCACGGGCAACACGGCGGATGGAAATGTGCTGACCAGCGAACTGCGATTGATTGCACAGCGGTATTTTTTCACCTTTGGCGAGGCTATTCCCTGCGAACAGCTCGTCTCGCACTTGTGTGATACCAAAcaggcgtatacgcaatacgGAGGCAAGCGACCATTTGGCGTGTCCCTTATCTACATGGGCTGGGATGCCCGCTTCGGATTCCAGCTATACCAATCCGATCCTAGTGGAAATTATAGTGGCTGGACAGCCACCTGCATTGGCCGCAAGTACAGAGCGGCAATGGCCATGCTCGAGCAGGAACTCTTCAACAAAGGGTACTTAGAGCAGAAATTGGAAAACGCCAAGGATATTGCTATCAAGGTTTTGGGAATGACTTTGGACAATGGAAAGCTGACCCAATCCAAGGTGGAAATGGCCACATTGCAGCGTGTTCATAACACCACCTTCTACAATGTGCTGGAAAAAGCCGAGATCCGCAAACTAATCGACAAGCACAACAAATTGTTATCGCAGGCCGCTAGGCGTATGTTATCCAACCCATAA
- the LOC128266221 gene encoding uncharacterized protein LOC128266221 has product MYRTCFLLLALLAVASAGRDYLPRPPTKAYVYGTPPPSTMAQLRRIIQGHLERFQKADEAHFSRRANIQLLKSEVLGAEKKQQAMQLWVVRTPTISGSASENALDYALAPNTPIPKDYAHKFLPEGKDVVPGSSYIPLRLLVIKR; this is encoded by the exons ATGTACAGGACGTGTTTTTTG TTATTGGCCCTTTTGGCAGTGGCTAGTGCTGGCCGGGATTatctgccacgccccccgacAAAGGCGTACGTCTATGGCACGCCCCCGCCCAGCACAATGGCTCAGCTGCGCCGGATAATCCAAGGTCACCTGGAGCGTTTCCAGAAGGCGGACGAGGCGCACTTTTCCCGTCGCGCCAACATTCAGCTGTTAAAATCGGAAGTGCTGGGGGCGGAGAAAAAGCAGCAGGCGATGCAATTGTGGGTGGTTCGCACGCCCACGATTTCCGGTTCGGCCTCGGAAAACGCGCTGGATTACGCCCTGGCCCCGAATACACCCATTCCGAAGGACTATGCGCATAAGTTCCTGCCCGAGGGCAAGGATGTGGTACCCGGAAGCTCTTACATTCCGCTGCGGTTGCTGGTGATAAAGCGCTGA
- the LOC128266219 gene encoding adhesion G-protein coupled receptor G4: MLLFLWWIAGYLILESGSTDPPLYALDQPNVGRCLDYCHLKNLRFLLCVDADGQLSHNPYKDCNRGFCKAEDFELNYETDKGLEVRSNRVEKTRVGQRAYLRDLCLNERGIPVRRRCQIRSGNRVWQSLDHITCRSAPELSKSINLLSVNSPPDMISQLSSLLTQSEEKLAAADVFSISEIFDSLVRNGERNTEVVGDLMKIFQKVMTTDNETLRVSAEANATNSLLSNFEDYLDALSPKMLLQNISKFNNSFEFNFQSFLDEGVVVLKTNELSVFFVDPDVANVTGIAVFSDGFTSDFKRLHSTDNENDISAIDNLETAAFLPETLWRKLTKKGANYLVFKVYTRDALFVETGDEIKRRPTSNVVSITIPGLVDHKLPEKLPFFLRNGNTNQTPSEGGCGYWNYKTWLSDGISTSGSASSEISSNPVILCYADHLTQFTFLLGVSKMQTGLDTYEDDRTLDIITNVGLSLSLLGLFLIFLTAAVFKSFRMLASTKILLNLCSALGLQLLFFLILSQSQLLEQLDQTNLDRCTLIGAVMQYLLLVVFSWMFIIGFLQYQRYVRVIGVNHPRHYILIAATVAWTLPLIPTILVVLLKPDCYRPSNNTLDTPILCYPSGYGLSLGVILPIGLITVANALMVGYITWSVYKTLFTRNLILKQLGLFVLLFFLLGITWIFGLCTYFDFGRIFAYLFCLTATLQGFVLFLYFIVFNKDNQRAWLGLCCNLRKKSEETIEMPTDSILKRSSQSSNHITSN; the protein is encoded by the exons ATGCTGCTGTTTCTCTGGTGGATTGCTGGCTATTTAATACTCGAGTCCGGGAGTACAGACCCGCCCCTTTATGCCTTGGATCAGCCTAATGTGGGCAGATGCTTGGACTACTGCCACTTGAAGAACCTGCGATTCCTGCTCTGTGTCGATGCAGATGGTCAGCTGTCGCACAATCCCTATAAGGACTGCAATCGAGGATTCTGCAAGGCCGAAGACTTCGAGCTGAACTATGAAACGGATAAGGGCTTGGAAGTGCGAAGCAATCGCGTGGAGAAAACCAGAGTTGGTCAAAGGGCTTATTTGAGAGATCTGTGTTTAAATGAAAGGGGAATTCCCGTCAGACGCAGATGTCAAATTCGAAGTGGCAATAGAGTTTGGCAAAGCCTCGACCATATAACCTGTAGATCGGCCCCAGAACTCAGCAAAAGTATTAACCTTCTGTCTGTAAACAGTCCGCCGGATATGATTAGCCAACTCAGTAGTCTCCTCACTCAATCCGAGGAAAAACTTGCCGCCGCCGATGTCTTTAGTATTTCGGAAATATTCGACTCGCTTGTTAGGAATGGGGAAAGAAATACTGAAGTTGTCGGGGATCTGATGaagattttccaaaaagtgATGACCACCGATAACGAAACTCTGCGAGTTTCCGCTGAAGCAAATGCCACCAATTCCTTGCTAAGCAATTTCGAGGATTATCTGGATGCATTGAGTCCAAAAATGTTGCTACAAAACATCAGCAAGTTTAACAACAGCTTTGAGTTTAATTTTCAGTCTTTTCTGGACGAAGGAGTTGTGGTTCTCAAGACAAACGAGCTAAGTGTGTTCTTTGTGGATCCAGACGTGGCCAATGTTACCGGAATTGCAGTCTTTTCTGATGGCTTTACGTCAGATTTTAAGAGACTACATTCAACGGATAACGAAAATGATATAAGTGCGATTGATAACCTGGAGACTGCTGCATTTCTGCCTGAAACATTGTGGAGGAAACTTACAAAAAAGGGAGCCAATTACCTAGTTTTTAAGGTCTACACGAGAGATGCTCTTTTTGTGGAGACAGGAGACGAAATCAAACGAAGGCCCACTAGTAATGTTGTCTCTATAACCATACCAGGATTGGTAG ATCACAAGCTACCCGAGAAGTTGCCGTTTTTTTTGCGCAATGGAAATACGAATCAAACACCATCTGAGGGTGGATGTGGCTATTGGAACTACAAGACTTGGCTAAGTGATGGAATTTCCACGAGCGGCAGTGCCAGCTCagaaatttcatcaaatccagTCATCCTCTGTTATGCCGATCACCTCACCCAGTTCACATTTCTATTGGGAGTTAGCAAAATGCAGACTGGACTGGACACCTACGAAGATGATCGCACTTTGGATATTATAACCAATGTGGGATTGAGCCTATCGCTTCTTGGACTCTTTCTCATTTTCCTGACTGCAGCCGTTTTCAAAAGCTTCAGGATGTTGGCTTCTACAAAAATACTGCTAAACCTTTGCTCTGCCCTGGGTCTTCAGTTGCTGTTCTTCCTAATTTTGAGTCAAAGCCAGTTACTGGAACAGTTGGATCAAACCAATTTGGATCGTTGTACGCTGATTGGAGCCGTGATGCAGTATTTACTCCTAGTTGTATTCAGCTGGATGTTTATCATAGGCTTCCTGCAGTATCAAAGATATGTCAGGGTCATAGGGGTTAATCACCCCAGACACTATATATTAATAGCAGCCACTGTGGCCTGGACATTGCCACTTATACCCACCATACTGGTGGTTCTTTTGAAGCCCGATTGCTACAGACCCAGCAACAATACTCTGGATACTCCTATTTTGTGTTATCCTTCGGGATATGGTTTAAGTCTGGGAGTTATACTACCAATTGGCCTGATTACTGTGGCCAATGCCCTAATGGTGGGCTACATCACCTGGAGTGTCTACAAAACGCTGTTCACTCGAAATCTCATTTTAAAGCAATTGGGTCTCTTCGTACTACTCTTTTTTCTCCTGGGAATCACTTGGATTTTCGGGCTGTGTACctattttgattttggaaGGATCTTTGCCTACCTTTTTTGCCTCACAGCAACACTACAGGGTTTCGTTTTATTCCTATACTTTATTGTCTTCAATAAGGACAATCAGAGGGCCTGGTTGGGTCTCTGTTGCAATTTGCGCAAGAAGAGCGAGGAAACTATCGAAATGCCCACGGATTCGATTTTAAAACGCTCAAGCCAGTCATCAAATCATATTACCAGTAACTAA